In the genome of Candidatus Nitrosotenuis sp. DW1, one region contains:
- a CDS encoding ParB/RepB/Spo0J family partition protein produces the protein MSQRYRQKIHYRVKVIPIKRIQVWDEAQARSLDRDGIRELAKSIKNEGLQNPPMVQKDGRGRFLLMSGQRRLAALKLLKAKKIPVLVLTKGYDLENAKAASVIENLHRKNMAPKDMASSCRFLAEKMGVTGGAHSLGISRKTFKKYVGFAALPEKIKNLVPGTISSSVAINLNQIVPNVNKAVLVAERISVLDARTQKNYLRLLAKHPSANHRKLLKKARILAVRRTVPLTLSSSYAKKLEKESQYREEDPEKLARQIVVSWLSKRSHKR, from the coding sequence ATGTCTCAAAGATATCGTCAAAAAATACATTATCGAGTTAAAGTAATCCCAATTAAGAGAATTCAGGTGTGGGATGAGGCTCAGGCACGCTCCCTTGACAGGGATGGCATACGTGAGCTTGCAAAATCCATCAAAAACGAGGGATTGCAGAACCCGCCAATGGTCCAAAAAGACGGACGTGGTCGATTTCTCCTAATGTCAGGTCAAAGAAGGCTTGCCGCCTTGAAACTTCTAAAGGCAAAAAAAATCCCTGTTTTGGTATTGACAAAGGGGTATGATCTTGAAAATGCAAAGGCTGCATCTGTAATTGAAAACCTGCATCGTAAAAACATGGCACCAAAAGACATGGCAAGCTCGTGTCGTTTTCTTGCCGAGAAAATGGGTGTGACTGGTGGCGCTCACTCGCTTGGAATCTCACGTAAAACTTTTAAAAAATATGTTGGATTTGCAGCACTTCCTGAAAAAATAAAGAACTTGGTTCCAGGAACCATATCTAGCAGCGTGGCAATCAATCTTAATCAAATTGTCCCGAATGTGAATAAAGCAGTACTTGTTGCAGAAAGGATTTCAGTGTTAGATGCCCGTACACAAAAAAATTATCTTAGATTGCTCGCAAAGCATCCTTCTGCAAACCACCGCAAGTTGCTGAAAAAAGCGCGGATCCTTGCAGTTAGACGAACAGTTCCACTTACGCTGTCATCGTCATACGCAAAAAAACTCGAAAAAGAATCTCAGTATAGGGAAGAAGACCCAGAAAAATTGGCACGACAAATAGTGGTATCTTGGCTTTCAAAAAGAAGCCACAAGCGATAA
- a CDS encoding cell division protein FtsZ: MSQGTAPLPPAPVLMTCFGHCGIGLGAESYRRLLLDVGADPLKPVLKDSKDESRILKRYGSTILRFPGTYTGGETPLIPRALLVDLDPRAANLILQSYPDLFALRDKHVIHGAGGAARNWAEGRYRFKNEITQKWDFAKQLSALSPEPVRGYVVPFAMGGGTGSSFACSFIEFIRSNTKEHATIATLGLLPEFGWDPVILEAAAINIVMNLEYQIKFSDCSILFSNKRLREISHKFEKRVEKIPSIIDDLPKEHEVGWKDYKGMNLIAANAISMYVSSFARETEWDMSNYRTWLATKRPKFAIPWAIPVLPDEDQWSLDQLTGNKHNTMDSIIDNISKKQDALLFDIDETDVRNYGGPKDSCCALVKVKGEFDIKEREVLKRVIKDKFNIEDSRMIFVKIPILDKEQANVTILVNTKAIGPKILDIAREAEESWDAYKDEYGKWGLTTEDFKQSLMDVVHQFS, from the coding sequence ATGTCACAAGGTACAGCACCACTCCCACCGGCACCGGTACTGATGACTTGTTTTGGTCATTGTGGAATAGGCCTTGGAGCAGAGTCCTATCGTAGGCTGTTGCTAGATGTAGGTGCAGACCCGTTAAAACCAGTTTTAAAAGACAGTAAGGATGAATCTAGAATTCTTAAAAGATATGGAAGTACGATTTTGCGTTTCCCTGGAACTTACACAGGAGGAGAGACCCCATTAATCCCAAGGGCATTGTTAGTTGACCTTGACCCAAGAGCTGCTAATCTTATTTTACAATCATATCCTGATCTTTTTGCCCTACGTGACAAACACGTAATTCACGGAGCAGGTGGCGCTGCAAGAAACTGGGCGGAAGGACGCTATAGATTCAAAAACGAGATAACCCAAAAATGGGATTTTGCCAAACAACTATCTGCACTATCGCCAGAGCCTGTCCGGGGATACGTGGTACCTTTTGCAATGGGTGGCGGAACTGGAAGCTCATTTGCATGCTCATTTATCGAGTTTATTCGAAGCAACACAAAAGAACATGCGACAATTGCAACACTGGGACTCCTTCCTGAGTTTGGCTGGGATCCTGTGATCTTAGAAGCGGCCGCAATTAACATTGTAATGAACCTTGAATACCAAATCAAGTTCAGCGATTGCTCCATCCTGTTTTCAAATAAACGGTTGAGAGAAATTTCACACAAGTTTGAAAAACGCGTGGAAAAGATTCCATCAATCATTGACGATCTGCCAAAAGAACACGAAGTAGGATGGAAGGACTACAAGGGAATGAATCTGATTGCGGCAAATGCCATCTCCATGTACGTGTCATCGTTTGCGAGAGAAACAGAATGGGATATGTCTAACTATAGGACGTGGCTTGCAACAAAACGTCCCAAGTTTGCAATCCCGTGGGCAATACCTGTCTTACCTGATGAGGATCAGTGGAGCCTAGACCAGCTGACTGGTAACAAGCACAACACAATGGATTCTATCATTGATAACATTAGCAAAAAACAAGATGCGTTGCTGTTTGACATCGATGAAACCGATGTTCGAAATTACGGTGGACCGAAGGACTCGTGCTGTGCACTAGTTAAAGTAAAGGGGGAATTTGACATCAAAGAAAGAGAAGTTCTCAAACGAGTAATCAAGGACAAATTCAACATCGAGGATTCAAGAATGATCTTTGTTAAAATTCCAATTCTAGATAAAGAACAGGCAAATGTCACAATACTTGTCAACACAAAGGCAATCGGTCCTAAGATTTTGGACATCGCACGCGAGGCAGAAGAATCATGGGATGCCTACAAAGACGAGTATGGCAAATGGGGACTAACCACCGAGGACTTTAAACAAAGCTTGATGGACGTAGTACACCAGTTTAGCTGA
- a CDS encoding ABC transporter substrate-binding protein — translation MHAKRIVSFLPSATELMYELGAEENIVGVTHECIYPQQAKTKLRIINSVFDPEKMTSKQIDDKVSELVREGKDIFTVNEANLKEANPDLIIAQGTCAVCSAYTNEVNKALQILQKRPQVLVLDPHTIEEILGTIIEIAQKIGKEKEGEKLAESLKKELILSNPKMSKVKKCCA, via the coding sequence ATGCATGCAAAAAGAATTGTTTCGTTTCTTCCAAGTGCAACAGAATTAATGTATGAGCTTGGGGCTGAAGAAAACATAGTTGGCGTAACTCATGAGTGCATTTATCCACAACAAGCAAAAACAAAATTACGAATAATCAATTCTGTTTTTGACCCAGAAAAGATGACCTCAAAACAAATCGACGACAAAGTTTCAGAGCTAGTAAGAGAGGGAAAAGACATCTTTACCGTAAACGAGGCAAACCTCAAAGAAGCAAATCCAGATCTCATAATTGCACAAGGGACGTGTGCAGTTTGCTCTGCATACACCAATGAAGTAAACAAGGCACTTCAGATCCTACAGAAAAGGCCCCAAGTGCTGGTTCTTGATCCGCACACCATCGAAGAGATCCTAGGCACCATCATAGAAATCGCACAAAAAATCGGAAAAGAGAAAGAGGGCGAAAAACTTGCAGAGTCCCTAAAAAAAGAATTGATTTTATCAAATCCAAAGATGTCAAAAGTAAAAAAGTGTTGTGCATAG